The genomic segment TTGTCGGCGAAAAATATCAGCAATGGTTTAACATGATTTAAGCTGTTCGCAGTCTACTGCTGTGCTAGCAGGCTGACAGCAACCGTACAGTGACGCCTTTTTGGATCATGTACGGACAGCAATTATCAGTCCTCTATACAGACATAAAAAAGGTCAAAATTCGTTTCTGCCGAGTTTTGACCTTTTTTTTGATCTAGCCACATAAGCGAGGGTCAGTCCGAAGCCGGCCGCCCGCTCTTCACCTCTTTAAAAAAAAGAGCAAACAAAAATAAGCAGAACAATGAAATTCCTGCCGGAATAAACCAGAGATACTCCCAAAACTGCTGGGAATAGGTCTTTTTCAGGTAATCCGAAACCCCACCGGCCACCCAGAAGCCGATCAGCATCCCTACGCCATACATGGCGATGGTAATCAGTCCCTGAGCCGATGCCTTGTATTTCTCCCCCGCAATACGGTCAGTGTAAATCTGTCCGACCACAAACATAAAATCGTAACATATGCCGTGTAGGACTATACCGATGATCAATAAAAAGGCTTTCTCCTGTCCATCGCCGAAAGCAAAGAAAAGATACCGCAGAGCCCAGGCAGCAATGCCAAGCAAAATCATTTTCTTATATCCCAGCTGCCGGAAGAAAAAAGGAATCAACAGCAGACAGATCGCTTCGGAAAACTGTCCCAAGGCCATTTTCGCTGTCGGATTAGGCATGCCTACATTGACCAGAAAGGGATTGGCATTCTGATAATAAAAGGATATCGGAATACAGATGACGATCGCCGTGACAAAGAAGATCAGGAAGCTTTTCTGTTTCAATAAGCTCAGGGCATCCAGACCAATGGCTTTACCAAAATTAAACTGTTCACCTTTAAGCTGTATTTTAGGTGGAGTTTTGGGGAGAAACAGGCTAAATAGAGCCAGCAGAAGCGAACAAACTGCCCCCATAATAAAAGTATTATGCAGAGCTCCCTGCGCGATCGCTTCAGGAGCATCCCAGCGGAAAAGATAACTGATCACCAGCCCTGAACAGATCCAGCCTATTGTGCCCCAGACCCGTATGGCGGGAAAATACCGTTTGGCTTCTTCAATATGTCGGAACGCGATGCCGTTGGACAGGGACAGTGAAGACATATAGGCCATAAAATACACAAATACATAGGGATAGAAATGGCTAGCGTCCGGCGCCTGTGACATGGCATACAACAAGACCGCACCAATAAGGTGCAGGACTGCCAGCACACGCTCCGCATTAAAATAACGGTCTGCAACAAAACCCACAAAAAAAGGTGCAAATACGGCGCCCAGCGACTGGGTCGAAAAAATATTGGCAACTTCCAGGCCCGAAGCATGTAGCGACTGGGTCAGATAGGTCCCTAGCGTGACAAACCAGGCCCCTTTAATAAAATATTCCAGAAACATCATCAGGGACAGTTGAAAACGTAATATTGAAGTCATGGTGGTTTAGAATTGTTATTTATCGTTAAAAAAACAATATCGCGCAAGTTTACTTCCCACGGCATCGCCCGCTTCTAGGGCAGCACATGCAGCATAAAACGAAGCCAGTTCTTACAGGCGATCTTTTCAAGGTCGCCCGTCGTGTACCCGCGGCGCTGCAACAGGCCAAAAACCTTTTGAATGTCGGCTATGGTCTCCAGATCATAGGGGCATTGCTCTCGGCCGAAGGCGCCATCCAGATCACTGCCCACGCCTACATGGTCCACATTACCGGCCAATTGACAGATGTGATCAATATTGTTGGCCATGATTTCCAACGAACAGTTGGCGGATCTGGGGTCTGATTGGCCCCGTATCCAGTTCGGAACCATCATCCAGGCATCCAGCGCCACACCAATGACAGCTCCCTTCTCAATCAGGGCTGTGATCATTTCGTCGCTGAACTGCCGATTGTGGTTGACAAACCTGCGGCAGTTGTTGTGGCTTGCCCAAATAGGACCGTCATAACGTTCAACGGCATCCCAGAACGCGTCGTCATTGAGGTGTGTGGCGTCCAATATCATATGGCGCCGTTCCATCTCCCGCAATAGCTGTACCCCCTGTTGGTTAAGTCTGCCCGAAGCATCGGTACCATTGGCATACCGTCCGGGGCCGTAGTGGGCCGGACCAATAGCCCGTAGCCCGTACCGATAAGCAGTATCAAGATAACTGAGGTCCACCAGAGAATCCGCCCCCTCCAGACTGAGTAGATATCCAATGGGCTTGCGGGCATTGGGGGTACCATCAGTCCATAATGCATGGTGTTCCCGAAGTGCTGCTTTTGTACAGATCATCCGCAGCTCGCCCGCAGCTTCCATGGCTTTATACCATGCGAGCTGCCCCTGTGTCTGCGCCCAGGCCTGTTCTGCTGAGTACCAGCCCGGCAAGGTGCTGTCGGGGCGGACAAACCGGGCGATCTGCGTGGCCACGACAAGGCCGATATTACCTTTGCGCAACTCTCCGAACGTGACGGTTGCCTTTCCCCTATCGGGTTTGTCCTTCATCCCCGCTTCGCGCCGGTTGAGCTCATCGATTGGCAGACGGAGGTCCCGGTTCCATTCCATAGCATTCATGCTCAAATCGAGATGAGCGTCAATGACAAATGGCATTTCTACTTCATACATATCAATAATTTATTTTTCTATTGCGCGCAAATACAGGCCAGACCTCATCTGCTTCAGCCTGATGGACTGCATGCAAATCACTATAGCAGGCCACAGTAGGACAGATATGTCTGGGCACACAGTAGAACTCCGCGCCTATTTTAAAATCGGTACTGTTATCCACCTCCACCACTAGATGTTCTTCGCTCTGCATTTTAATTCCCCGGATCCGGTTGTCAAAAAACCGGACACGTGGCTGAGGCGATTCGCTGGCCACGGATTTGTAGCCCAGGTCGAGACAGAGATGATGTTGATCTGGAATGGAGATCACGCGGCAAAGTAAAACAGCCGCAAGCAGAAAGTTCTGCTCCGCATACTGCTGATAGCCGAAATCCCAGAACACAAAAGTCCCCGGACTACATTCCACGTCGGTCCGTCGCGCATGGAAAGGAAAACTTGGCGAACCACCGATGATTTTGGTGAGCGGTAGCGAAGTGGACACCTGTGCGAGGAGGTAGGCTGTCTCCAGCAGATCGTAGGCTTGCTGACTCTGCTGTCTGCGCCGGTCATAGTCCACATCGTGGATGTGTCCATCATAACCATGCACACCAAGCAGCTGAATCCCCTCCAGCAGCTGTATATCCATCACGAGGCGCTCCAGCTTCTCAAGAGACAGCCCAGTACGTCCCATCCCGACATTGACATCAATGTATACCCCTAGACGATGCTCCGCTTGTACGCTTTGTTTGGAAAGCTGCTCTGCCACGGCCACATTGTCGATCAGGCAGGCATATCGTGTGTCCGGAAAGGCCTTTGCAAGCTTAAGCAGGCGGTCAGCTTTGGGTCCAACGGGTTGATATGCGAGGAGCACATCTGCAGCTCCTATTCGACCCAGCAGTTCGGCTTCGGCAATAGTGGCACATTTAAACTTGGTTATTCCCCGCTGCAGCAGCAGCTGGCAGACCTCCTTGCATTTGTTGGTTTTGATGTGAGGCCGTAACCTGGACACATCACCCCCCACCCATTCGATGGCTCGGTCAATATTTTGCACAATGCGGTCGGGATATACCAGCAGGGCTGGAGAATCAAGCTGCTCTGCATTGTTTATACGATACCAATTTTCCATCCCAAATATTAATACAATTCAAAAAGAGCTTCTATTTCCACCGGAATATTATCCGGCAACGACCCGAAACCGACCGCACTGCGGGTCCCGATACCGTTTTCCTCACCCCATACGGCCGCAAAGAGCTCGCTGCAACCGTTGATAACGCCGGGATGGTATAAAAAGTCTGTAGTACAATTGACCATTCCCAATACTTTGATGACACGTTTTACGCTATTTAATGAGCCTAGATTTGTTTTGATGGTTGACAGCATCGTCAGGCCAACCTGCCTGGCTGCCAGCTTGCCCTCCTCAGGGCTCATATCGCTGCCTATACGTCCGATGATCAGGGACGCATCGTCCTGTACCGGCCCATGTCCAGAGAGATAAAGATACTTTCCGTCGATAACATAGGGTTTATAAACCCCTTTAGGAGCAGGCGCAGGCGGTAATGTCAAACCTAATTTTTCGAATTGTTCATCTGCATTATACATCATTTATGATCTTTAAGTGTTAAAAATAAATCTAATATAAAACTAATTGTAAAAGTAAAACCGCCAGTAGCCCGACCACAGAAACAATTGTTTCCATGACTGACCAGGACAATATGGTATCTTTGACGCTCAGTCCAAAGTATTCTTTAAATAGCCAGAATCCGGCGTCATTGACATGCGAAAACATCAGGCTACCCGCCCCAATGGCCAGTACCATCAGGTTGGGGTCAACCTGTCCACGGTCCACCATAGGCAACAGCACTCCTGCTGCCGTCAGGGCGGCCACGGTAGCCGAGCCCACGCAGCCACGGATTACCGCCGTAATCAGCCAAGCGAGCAGCAATGGCGATACGGGCAGCTGCTGTAGGGTATTGGCCAGCAGCAAGCTCACACCACTGTCTTCCATGACCTGCTTAAAAATACCTGATCCAGCGATGATCAGCAGGATCATGGCAATATCCCTGACTGCCGATTCGTAGATCGCCATCACTTTGGTCATGGACCGTCCGGTTTTCAGGCCCAGAAAATAAGTGGCCACCACGATGGCCAGTACCATGACCACTGTCGGGCTTCCGACAAACTTCAACAGCTGCAGCACAGTCACATGATCAGTCACAAGCACATAAGGAAGCAAGGTAAATAGGATAATCAGCAAGACGGGTAGCATAGCTACCAACAGGCTTATACGGACCGAAGGCTGTTTATATTCCTGCGAAGCAGCCTCCTCCTTCGGCTGAAAGATGGATGCATGGCTGGACCGCATATTTTTAAGGTATCGGCCAAATAGCGGACCACCAAGAACAATAGCGGGAACAGCGATGAGCAGACCATAAATCAGGGTCAGCCCCATGTCTGCATGAAACAGCGCGACCAATGCCACCGGCGAGGGATGCGGCGGAATAAAACCATGGGTGACAGATAATGCCGCCAGCATGGGCAGACCAATATATACCGCCGGTAGCTTATACCGGTAGGCAATCGAGAAGATCAAAGGCACCAGCAAGACAAAACCTATTCCATAGAACAAGGGTATCCCGACAACAAAACCCGTCAGCATCAGCCCCCATTGAAGGTACTTTTCCCCCATGAGACGCACCATCTGCACAGCAATGATTTCGGCAGCCCCACTTTCAGCGACAATCTTACCAAGCATCGCACCAAGCACAATAATCAGGGTCAGACTCCCCATGACGCCGGCGATCCCTTTCTCCACGGTGATGATCAGCTGGTCAGGAGCAATGCCCAGGCAAAGCCCGCTTAAAATAGAAACCAGCAGAAATGAAAGAAATGCATTTATCTTTAGATAAGTAATGCAGAGAATAAGCAAACAGATGCTAATACCAATGAGGACGATGGTCATGCTATCAAATTAGGTTTACTTCCATCTAGAGAAGCGAAACAAACTTTGGTCTATAAAATCATTTTTTCATGTTCAAAATAGCATTATTTTTCGTTTCTTGCAAGGAATATAGAAAATAATTGAAAAAGGGGGACAAAAAATCCCCCTTTTCAATTAGTTGTCAGCGACGCCGGCCACGGATATCCATCGGCTTATTTACCCGGAATCTCCCGGAGGATATCAAGCAAAAAGTGCCAGAACTTCTGTACAGAGGATACGGAAACCCGTTCTGCCGGAGAATGAGCCCCCAAGATGGTCGGTCCGAAGGAAATCATGTCCATACCCGGATAGTTGGTTCCCAATATCCCGCATTCCAAGCCGGCATGACATGCCACGACTTCAGGTGCTTCTCCGTGTTGTCGGTAATAGACGGATTTGAGCACTTCCA from the Sphingobacterium thalpophilum genome contains:
- a CDS encoding MFS transporter, which gives rise to MTSILRFQLSLMMFLEYFIKGAWFVTLGTYLTQSLHASGLEVANIFSTQSLGAVFAPFFVGFVADRYFNAERVLAVLHLIGAVLLYAMSQAPDASHFYPYVFVYFMAYMSSLSLSNGIAFRHIEEAKRYFPAIRVWGTIGWICSGLVISYLFRWDAPEAIAQGALHNTFIMGAVCSLLLALFSLFLPKTPPKIQLKGEQFNFGKAIGLDALSLLKQKSFLIFFVTAIVICIPISFYYQNANPFLVNVGMPNPTAKMALGQFSEAICLLLIPFFFRQLGYKKMILLGIAAWALRYLFFAFGDGQEKAFLLIIGIVLHGICYDFMFVVGQIYTDRIAGEKYKASAQGLITIAMYGVGMLIGFWVAGGVSDYLKKTYSQQFWEYLWFIPAGISLFCLFLFALFFKEVKSGRPASD
- a CDS encoding dipeptidase: MYEVEMPFVIDAHLDLSMNAMEWNRDLRLPIDELNRREAGMKDKPDRGKATVTFGELRKGNIGLVVATQIARFVRPDSTLPGWYSAEQAWAQTQGQLAWYKAMEAAGELRMICTKAALREHHALWTDGTPNARKPIGYLLSLEGADSLVDLSYLDTAYRYGLRAIGPAHYGPGRYANGTDASGRLNQQGVQLLREMERRHMILDATHLNDDAFWDAVERYDGPIWASHNNCRRFVNHNRQFSDEMITALIEKGAVIGVALDAWMMVPNWIRGQSDPRSANCSLEIMANNIDHICQLAGNVDHVGVGSDLDGAFGREQCPYDLETIADIQKVFGLLQRRGYTTGDLEKIACKNWLRFMLHVLP
- a CDS encoding D-TA family PLP-dependent enzyme; this translates as MENWYRINNAEQLDSPALLVYPDRIVQNIDRAIEWVGGDVSRLRPHIKTNKCKEVCQLLLQRGITKFKCATIAEAELLGRIGAADVLLAYQPVGPKADRLLKLAKAFPDTRYACLIDNVAVAEQLSKQSVQAEHRLGVYIDVNVGMGRTGLSLEKLERLVMDIQLLEGIQLLGVHGYDGHIHDVDYDRRRQQSQQAYDLLETAYLLAQVSTSLPLTKIIGGSPSFPFHARRTDVECSPGTFVFWDFGYQQYAEQNFLLAAVLLCRVISIPDQHHLCLDLGYKSVASESPQPRVRFFDNRIRGIKMQSEEHLVVEVDNSTDFKIGAEFYCVPRHICPTVACYSDLHAVHQAEADEVWPVFARNRKINY
- a CDS encoding RidA family protein, producing MMYNADEQFEKLGLTLPPAPAPKGVYKPYVIDGKYLYLSGHGPVQDDASLIIGRIGSDMSPEEGKLAARQVGLTMLSTIKTNLGSLNSVKRVIKVLGMVNCTTDFLYHPGVINGCSELFAAVWGEENGIGTRSAVGFGSLPDNIPVEIEALFELY
- a CDS encoding GntT/GntP/DsdX family permease, with amino-acid sequence MTIVLIGISICLLILCITYLKINAFLSFLLVSILSGLCLGIAPDQLIITVEKGIAGVMGSLTLIIVLGAMLGKIVAESGAAEIIAVQMVRLMGEKYLQWGLMLTGFVVGIPLFYGIGFVLLVPLIFSIAYRYKLPAVYIGLPMLAALSVTHGFIPPHPSPVALVALFHADMGLTLIYGLLIAVPAIVLGGPLFGRYLKNMRSSHASIFQPKEEAASQEYKQPSVRISLLVAMLPVLLIILFTLLPYVLVTDHVTVLQLLKFVGSPTVVMVLAIVVATYFLGLKTGRSMTKVMAIYESAVRDIAMILLIIAGSGIFKQVMEDSGVSLLLANTLQQLPVSPLLLAWLITAVIRGCVGSATVAALTAAGVLLPMVDRGQVDPNLMVLAIGAGSLMFSHVNDAGFWLFKEYFGLSVKDTILSWSVMETIVSVVGLLAVLLLQLVLY